The Nitrospirota bacterium DNA segment CTTCCTTTCCATCTGCCCAAGCAGGCCGTGGAGGACGTTCAGCTCCGGCTTCGTCAGGGCGGCCCTGCCCAAGACGCGCTTGAGCACCCGGCGTGTCTGCCGCTCGGGATGGCGGCTTCCCTTCAAGGGGAATTCGAGCATCGCGAGCACGGCCCCGAGCCTCTCGTACAGGTGGTCCAGCTCCTCGTGGGTGGCCATCCTCTTCGAGGGTGCTGCGCCCTCCGCTTCGGGTCCGGCAACCCTCTCCTGGCGGCCGAGCTCGTAGGCCAGGACGGCCACCGCGTGGGAGAGGTTCATGGAGGGCTGGGCGGGCTCGGTGGGGATGGTGACCATGAGCCCGCACGCCTCCGCCTCCCTGTTGGTGAGGCCCTTCCTCTCCCGGCCAAAGACCACGGCCACCCGGTCAGCCCGGGCCGAGAGAAAGGCCCTTCTCATCCCTTCCTCCAGGGTGACGAACACGCCCCTTCGCTTTCCCTTCCGCCGGGTGGTCCCCACCACCAGGGCGCAGTCGGCCACCGCCTCCTTCAGGCTTCCCAGACGAGGGGCTTCCGCAAGGACGTCCTCGGCGTTGTGGGCAAGCCAGGTGTCGGCGTCCCGGAGGGTGGGGTTTACGAGCCTGAGATGCCCAAACCCCATGTTCTTGAGGGCGCGGGCGGAGGCTCCCACGTTGCCGCCCTCCCCGGGCTCCACCAGCACGAACCGGACGTTGTCTTTCCAGTGCTTCACGAGGGCTCGATGATGCCCGCGATGATGCGCGACCAGAGGGCGTAGCCCTTCTCGCTGAGATGGACGCCGTCTTCGGAGAGGAGCTCCCGCAGGTTGCCCTCCATGAAGGCCTTGTGGATGTCCAGATAAAAGGCCCCCGTCTCCTCCGCCAGGTCCCGGAGGCGGACGTTGGCCTGCTCGACGGCGCGGGACTTTACCCAGGGAAGGAGGGTGGGCAGGAGGCTGGTTATGTATATGCGGGCCCGGGGATAGGCGGCCGCGAGCTTCCCCAGAATCTCCCGGTACTCGCCGATGAAGCCCGGCTCTTCCATGGCCAGGTTGTTGATGCCGGTCATGAGGAAGACCATGTCCGCGCGGGGATGGGTGGAGACGATGCGGTCGATGCGCTCCAAGAGCCACTGGACGGTCTCCCCCGAGACACCCAGGTTCTCCACCCTGTGGCGGGGAAACCGCTCCTCCCAGTCAAAAAACTCGATGAGGGAATCGCCGATGAAGAGGATGTCCTTTACGGGGGCCATGACTCTCCGTCTATTATATACAAGGGCCGGGAGAATGTAACCCCGGCGCCTTTGGCCGCGGGAGGGGCCGCGCGTCTGAATTAGTTTCAGAGGCCGCCGGAGCGACCCCGGGTGGCAGAAATTCATGGACGGCTCCCGCCGTCTTCACTATAATTGAGGCGGGTGGGTTGTGAGACTGGAGGACCTGATAAGGAAGAACCGGAGCTACCGGCGCTTTGCGCGCGAAGGCTCCATCACGCGGGAGACCCTGAAGGAGCTGGTGAACCTGGCGCGCCTGAGTGCCTCGGCCGGGAACCTTCAGCCGTTGAAGTACGTCCTTGCCTGCGACCCCGAGGGCAACGAAAAGATATTCCCCTGCCTCTCCTGGGCCGCCTATCTCGCCGACTGGCCGGGCCCGGCCGAAGGCGAGCGGCCCTCGGCCTACATCGTCGTCCTGGGCGACAGGGAGCTGAGCCGGAGCTTCCACTGCGACCACGGCATCGCCGCCCAGAGCATCCTTCTGGGAGCGGTGGAGCAGGGCCTGGGGGGCTGCATCCTGGGCTCCATCAACCGTCCCCGGCTCAAGGAGGCCCTGGGCATTGCCGATCGCTACGAGATTCTCCTCGTCCTGGCCCTGGGCAAGCCGAAGGAGACCGTCGTTCTCGAGCCCGCCGGGGGCGGAGAGATAAAGTACTGGCGGGACGAGAGGGGCGTGCATCACGTGCCCAAAAGGCCTCTGGAGGAGATAATCCTCGACCTCGGGTAGTATTCCGTCCGTAAATAAGCATCATTAATTTCCTATCCATAATTCATCTGTCCGAACGCGTCATCCCCCGGCGTGGTCGGGGAATCCAGCTCTTCCCCCCTTTTTCTGTTTCTTTCGAAGGGCGTTTCTAGAACCTGTCTCACAATTGATTTCGAAGCGAAAGAGAGAATAAATGGCGGCAGACAAGGAGGGAAGGGGAAATCGCCCGGAGGCGCAGCAGAGCTGCGTTGAGGACGATTTTCTCTTCAGGACGCCGTATGCCGTGCCATTTAGGCCGCTTTCGGCCAGGGGTCCCCGAAAAGTCGCAAGACTTTTCGGGGCTGAACCGGAAGCAATTTTGAGACAGGTTCTAGAGGGAGGGCAGCTTCGCCAGGGCCTCCTTTATCTTCTCCTCGGGGTAGGCGTAGTCCACGAGCTTTCCTTCCAGGTAGTCCTGGTAGGCCGAAAGGTCCAGGTAGCCGTGGCCGGAGAGGTTGAAGAGGATGACCTTCTC contains these protein-coding regions:
- a CDS encoding nitroreductase family protein, coding for MRLEDLIRKNRSYRRFAREGSITRETLKELVNLARLSASAGNLQPLKYVLACDPEGNEKIFPCLSWAAYLADWPGPAEGERPSAYIVVLGDRELSRSFHCDHGIAAQSILLGAVEQGLGGCILGSINRPRLKEALGIADRYEILLVLALGKPKETVVLEPAGGGEIKYWRDERGVHHVPKRPLEEIILDLG
- a CDS encoding TrmJ/YjtD family RNA methyltransferase encodes the protein MKHWKDNVRFVLVEPGEGGNVGASARALKNMGFGHLRLVNPTLRDADTWLAHNAEDVLAEAPRLGSLKEAVADCALVVGTTRRKGKRRGVFVTLEEGMRRAFLSARADRVAVVFGRERKGLTNREAEACGLMVTIPTEPAQPSMNLSHAVAVLAYELGRQERVAGPEAEGAAPSKRMATHEELDHLYERLGAVLAMLEFPLKGSRHPERQTRRVLKRVLGRAALTKPELNVLHGLLGQMERK
- a CDS encoding GDSL-type esterase/lipase family protein; this encodes MAPVKDILFIGDSLIEFFDWEERFPRHRVENLGVSGETVQWLLERIDRIVSTHPRADMVFLMTGINNLAMEEPGFIGEYREILGKLAAAYPRARIYITSLLPTLLPWVKSRAVEQANVRLRDLAEETGAFYLDIHKAFMEGNLRELLSEDGVHLSEKGYALWSRIIAGIIEPS